From one Erinaceus europaeus chromosome 4, mEriEur2.1, whole genome shotgun sequence genomic stretch:
- the LOC103107672 gene encoding large ribosomal subunit protein eL27-like: MGKFMKPGKVVLVLVRCYSGCKAIMVKNIDDGTSDRPYSCALVAGIDRYPRKVTAAMGKKKIAKRSKIKSFVKVYNYNHLMPTRYSVDIPLDKTVVNKDVFRDPALKHKAR, translated from the coding sequence ATGGGCAAGTTTATGAAACCCGGGAAGGTGGTGCTGGTTTTGGTCAGATGCTACTCTGGATGCAAAGCCATCATGGTGAAGAACATTGATGATGGCACCTCAGACCGGCCATACAGCTGTGCTCTGGTGGCTGGGATCGACCGTTATCCACGCAAAGTGACAGCTGCCATGGGCAAGAAGAAAATCGCCAAGAGGTCAAAGATCAAGTCTTTCGTGAAAGTTTATAATTACAATCACCTTATGCCCACGAGGTACTCCGTAGATATCCCCTTGGACAAAACTGTTGTCAACAAGGATGTCTTCCGAGATCCTGCCCTTAAACACAAGGCACGATAA